One genomic segment of Desulfovibrio sp. UCD-KL4C includes these proteins:
- a CDS encoding cache domain-containing protein: MGFLKNSASPNRKSSVWLRIAIPTVVSLLLFSYVLFLVQIPAVEDAMRAQKKASLKNMTQVAISLLDQIRSQEKDGLLTADEARKKGTDILQSLRFGPDNKDYFWAMDYTPRMIMHPYRPEMNGKDLTDYVDLKGKHLFGEMKDITANNGEGFVDYYWQWKDRPGTTAQKLSFVKRYEPWKWIIGTGLYLDDVDTEITAQNRKLIMLTLGIFCILLLLSTYSILESRKAGKQLHESENLFKGVFNNSFQLIGVLSPEGVLLKANQTALDVVGLSENDVLDRYCWDAPWWNYSSEVQERMKELVKKASNGEICRETVVHLDTDGTPLTVDLSVKPVLGANEKINFIILEGRDISALKEAERQLAISEALFRGVFDQSLHFMGVISADGKLLEVNKAALRVVNVPASDVINKPFWEGPWWQQPKDLIPMMKDAIERAAKGQTIRRQAVTHPSDSGLIFVDFSLQPAFDLDGNLLFLIAEGRDITELKMVQDQLKNLNAELEEKVEERTKELRESVERLESTQNQLVQSEKMAALGDLVAGVAHEINTPIGISVTSISYMEEKLKEVVDKVTNGQLRKSDLDKFIGIAEEATKSSMVNLHRAAELIGNFKQVAVDQTSGQKRKINFHEYLDEILLSLRSKYKRTQHKITITCPDDLVLNTWPGAFMQIYSNLIINSLLHGFDGVEAGNISIRVEVTDENLVLYYSDDGHGMAEENVSKIFEPFFTTRRGSGGTGLGMNIVYSLVTSRLGGSITCTSGPGQGTAFIIRLPLDIIEV; the protein is encoded by the coding sequence ATGGGGTTTTTAAAAAACAGTGCATCGCCAAATAGAAAATCTTCTGTATGGCTCAGGATTGCAATTCCCACAGTTGTTTCTCTGTTGCTGTTTAGCTATGTGTTGTTTCTTGTACAGATACCTGCCGTAGAAGACGCTATGCGTGCCCAGAAAAAAGCTTCTTTAAAGAACATGACTCAGGTTGCAATAAGTTTGCTTGATCAGATTCGTTCTCAGGAAAAAGATGGTTTACTTACTGCCGACGAAGCTAGGAAAAAAGGAACAGATATACTCCAGTCTTTACGCTTTGGTCCTGACAATAAAGATTATTTTTGGGCTATGGATTATACCCCACGGATGATTATGCATCCTTATCGTCCTGAAATGAATGGGAAAGACTTGACTGATTATGTAGATTTAAAAGGGAAGCATCTTTTTGGTGAGATGAAAGATATTACTGCGAATAATGGTGAGGGGTTTGTGGACTATTATTGGCAATGGAAGGATCGCCCGGGCACTACCGCTCAGAAGCTTTCATTTGTAAAAAGGTATGAGCCTTGGAAGTGGATTATTGGAACAGGGTTGTATCTAGATGACGTCGACACAGAGATAACAGCACAGAATAGAAAACTTATTATGCTTACTCTCGGCATATTCTGTATACTCTTGCTACTATCAACATATTCAATTCTTGAAAGTAGAAAAGCTGGAAAGCAACTTCACGAAAGTGAGAATCTTTTTAAAGGTGTTTTTAATAATAGTTTTCAGCTTATTGGAGTACTTAGCCCCGAAGGTGTTTTATTAAAGGCAAACCAAACAGCCTTGGATGTTGTTGGATTAAGTGAAAATGACGTTCTAGACCGATATTGCTGGGATGCTCCCTGGTGGAATTATTCTTCTGAAGTTCAAGAGCGCATGAAAGAATTAGTTAAAAAAGCTTCTAACGGAGAAATTTGTAGAGAGACTGTTGTTCATTTAGATACCGACGGAACCCCCCTTACTGTTGATTTGTCCGTAAAGCCGGTTTTAGGTGCAAATGAGAAAATTAATTTTATCATACTTGAAGGACGTGATATTTCCGCATTGAAAGAAGCTGAGAGGCAACTAGCCATAAGCGAGGCTTTGTTCAGGGGGGTTTTTGATCAATCTTTGCATTTTATGGGAGTAATCTCTGCCGATGGAAAACTTTTAGAGGTTAATAAGGCTGCTCTTAGAGTTGTTAATGTACCAGCTTCAGATGTAATTAATAAACCATTTTGGGAAGGTCCGTGGTGGCAGCAACCGAAGGATTTGATCCCAATGATGAAAGATGCCATTGAGCGTGCCGCCAAGGGACAGACTATTCGTAGGCAGGCTGTTACACATCCTTCAGATTCAGGCCTTATTTTTGTAGATTTTTCATTGCAGCCAGCATTTGACCTTGATGGCAACCTGCTTTTCCTTATTGCGGAAGGAAGAGATATTACCGAACTTAAAATGGTTCAAGATCAGTTAAAAAATTTAAATGCAGAACTTGAGGAAAAAGTTGAGGAAAGAACTAAAGAGTTGCGCGAATCTGTAGAGCGCCTTGAAAGTACTCAAAATCAACTGGTTCAATCTGAAAAAATGGCTGCACTTGGTGACCTTGTGGCAGGAGTTGCTCATGAAATCAATACGCCGATAGGGATAAGTGTTACAAGTATTAGCTATATGGAAGAAAAGCTTAAAGAAGTTGTTGATAAAGTTACAAATGGACAACTCCGTAAATCAGATCTTGATAAGTTCATTGGGATTGCCGAGGAAGCCACAAAATCAAGCATGGTTAACCTGCATAGAGCTGCAGAATTGATAGGGAATTTCAAGCAAGTTGCGGTTGATCAGACTTCCGGACAAAAGCGGAAAATAAATTTTCACGAGTATCTTGATGAGATATTACTAAGTCTTCGCTCAAAATATAAGAGAACGCAGCATAAAATAACTATTACCTGTCCAGATGATCTTGTCTTGAATACTTGGCCGGGTGCATTCATGCAGATTTATTCAAACTTAATTATTAATTCATTGTTGCATGGGTTTGACGGTGTTGAGGCTGGGAATATTTCCATAAGAGTAGAAGTGACAGATGAAAATCTTGTGTTGTATTATAGTGACGATGGTCACGGTATGGCAGAAGAGAACGTGTCTAAAATTTTTGAACCGTTTTTCACTACCCGCAGGGGAAGTGGCGGAACAGGTCTCGGTATGAATATTGTTTATAGCCTTGTTACTAGCCGTCTTGGGGGATCTATCACTTGTACTAGTGGTCCCGGGCAAGGTACTGCTTTCATCATCCGTTTGCCGCTGGATATTATAGAAGTTTGA
- the htpX gene encoding zinc metalloprotease HtpX, with protein sequence MTSQIKTFFLLASLTAIILFLGGMMGGRTGLVIAFGLTIFMNVGSYWYSDKIVLKMYKARQLSRNDAPQVYEMVEELSANAGIPTPRLFLVDQDSPNAFATGRNPENAVVAVTSGIMRILTPEELRGVLAHEIGHITNHDILIQSVAAVLAGAIMMVSSMLKWGTLFGFGSSDEDGPSPLVVIGLAIIAPIAATVIQMAISRSREYLADATGARISHSPKSLASALYKLDALAHSIPMDANPATENMFIVNPFSGASMSKWFSTHPSTEDRIAKLMEMDRNF encoded by the coding sequence ATGACCAGTCAGATTAAAACTTTTTTTCTTCTTGCTTCTCTTACAGCGATTATTCTTTTTCTGGGCGGTATGATGGGCGGTCGTACAGGTTTAGTTATTGCTTTCGGTCTGACCATTTTTATGAATGTCGGTAGCTATTGGTATTCGGATAAAATTGTACTTAAAATGTATAAGGCGCGGCAGCTTTCGAGAAATGATGCTCCTCAAGTTTATGAAATGGTTGAAGAGCTTTCTGCAAATGCGGGTATTCCAACTCCGAGATTATTTTTAGTTGATCAGGACTCACCTAATGCATTTGCTACAGGTAGAAATCCTGAAAACGCGGTTGTTGCTGTCACCAGCGGAATAATGCGCATTCTTACTCCTGAAGAATTGCGCGGAGTTCTTGCTCATGAAATCGGACATATCACAAACCATGATATTCTTATTCAGTCTGTTGCGGCAGTGCTTGCGGGAGCAATCATGATGGTTTCCAGCATGTTGAAATGGGGAACCCTTTTCGGTTTCGGCAGCAGCGATGAAGATGGTCCCAGCCCTCTTGTCGTTATTGGACTTGCCATTATAGCTCCTATTGCTGCAACTGTAATTCAGATGGCTATTTCGCGTTCTAGAGAATACCTAGCTGACGCAACGGGAGCCAGAATTTCTCATTCTCCAAAATCCTTAGCCTCGGCATTATATAAGCTTGATGCTTTAGCGCATAGCATCCCTATGGATGCTAATCCTGCCACGGAGAATATGTTTATTGTCAATCCTTTTAGCGGGGCCAGCATGTCTAAATGGTTTAGTACGCATCCTTCCACTGAAGACCGTATCGCCAAGTTGATGGAGATGGATCGAAATTTTTAG
- a CDS encoding trypsin-like peptidase domain-containing protein, whose translation MKAISHIHKKSVVTFFAIVFLVHLSFIAGNGYCENLRLTPVVRAVQKTSPAVVNITVARIVERGVSPFAQFFKNDPFDMFFEGAPGGPTRKFKALSTGSGVIINGPRGLVLTNAHVLAGGSDIKVRLINGDEFKAEIIGSDADFDLAVLKIKGAKGLPQVKMGDSSDIYIGETVIAIGNPFGYTHTVTTGVVSALKRTVKSEDGAFTDFIQTDAAINPGNSGGPLLNILGELIGINTAMQAHAEGIGFAIPINRAKRVVAELLTSGKVSPVWLGLSGQNLDQTSANYFGLHRVHGLLISEVYRGMPAAEAGLVSGDVILAMNGIEVEDKDAYISLLRSQTHSDDVVLDVLHRGKKGKIKIRPTSLSSQQLGNYTWSKWGIAIGKDSRGNGVLVSAVQKNSPAAKLGLKSGDKIHQIGNRRLKTSQDFLYAFLRYRLNHKVLMEVQRGRNFYHVKMNS comes from the coding sequence ATGAAAGCAATCTCTCATATTCATAAAAAATCAGTAGTTACCTTTTTTGCTATAGTTTTCCTTGTTCATTTAAGTTTTATAGCTGGAAATGGATACTGCGAAAACTTGCGGCTTACTCCTGTGGTTCGCGCTGTGCAAAAAACTTCGCCTGCAGTTGTGAACATAACTGTTGCAAGGATAGTTGAGCGTGGAGTTTCTCCATTTGCTCAGTTCTTTAAAAATGATCCTTTTGATATGTTTTTCGAAGGAGCTCCAGGTGGACCTACTCGCAAGTTCAAGGCATTAAGTACTGGCTCAGGTGTGATCATTAACGGGCCGAGAGGGCTTGTGCTTACTAACGCTCATGTCCTTGCAGGAGGAAGCGATATAAAGGTCAGGCTGATTAACGGAGACGAGTTTAAGGCTGAAATTATTGGCTCTGATGCTGATTTTGATTTGGCTGTGCTGAAAATTAAAGGAGCTAAAGGGTTGCCTCAGGTTAAAATGGGCGATTCTTCAGACATTTACATAGGGGAAACGGTTATCGCAATCGGGAATCCCTTTGGTTATACGCACACTGTTACAACCGGAGTTGTTTCTGCTCTTAAGCGCACGGTTAAGTCAGAAGACGGAGCTTTCACTGATTTTATACAAACTGATGCGGCAATTAATCCGGGTAACAGCGGTGGACCATTATTGAATATTCTCGGAGAATTGATAGGTATTAATACTGCTATGCAGGCTCATGCGGAAGGTATCGGTTTTGCAATCCCGATTAACAGGGCAAAACGCGTGGTCGCTGAGCTGCTTACATCCGGAAAAGTTTCTCCTGTTTGGCTTGGACTGAGCGGGCAGAACTTAGATCAGACCTCCGCAAATTATTTTGGACTGCATCGTGTTCACGGACTTCTTATCAGTGAAGTTTACCGAGGTATGCCTGCTGCGGAAGCCGGCCTTGTTTCCGGTGATGTTATTCTGGCAATGAACGGTATAGAGGTTGAAGATAAAGATGCTTATATTTCATTATTGCGGTCACAGACTCACAGTGATGATGTTGTTTTGGATGTTTTACACAGAGGCAAAAAAGGGAAAATAAAAATCCGTCCAACGTCTTTAAGTTCGCAACAGCTTGGAAATTATACATGGTCAAAGTGGGGCATAGCAATAGGAAAAGATAGTCGCGGTAATGGAGTTCTTGTTTCTGCTGTGCAAAAGAACAGTCCTGCTGCAAAGCTTGGCCTTAAGTCTGGGGATAAAATCCATCAGATAGGGAATAGACGCCTTAAGACATCGCAAGATTTTCTTTATGCATTCTTGCGTTACCGCTTAAACCACAAGGTTTTGATGGAAGTTCAGCGTGGCAGAAATTTTTACCACGTAAAGATGAATTCTTAA
- the thpR gene encoding RNA 2',3'-cyclic phosphodiesterase has product MQKIRTFIAHPVPEKWKKALSDKAEMLNHNLQSKVAWVKPVNMHFTLKFLGDISETDILLIDSVLKQIQFKPFKVNVGPGGFFPDPIKPRITWLGLTNGSKEICENAIAIDDGLEHLGFDKKTTPYHAHLTLGRIKKQAKDNWLELAEKVSGISLPECTIAEMVLYQSELTPEGPIYTKLKTYTQNG; this is encoded by the coding sequence ATGCAAAAGATACGAACATTTATTGCACATCCAGTTCCTGAGAAATGGAAAAAGGCTCTTTCAGACAAAGCTGAAATGTTAAATCACAATTTGCAGTCCAAAGTAGCATGGGTAAAACCTGTAAATATGCACTTCACCCTAAAATTTCTTGGAGATATATCCGAAACAGATATTCTATTAATAGACTCGGTTTTAAAACAGATTCAATTCAAGCCTTTTAAAGTCAATGTAGGTCCGGGCGGATTTTTCCCAGATCCAATAAAACCTCGCATTACATGGCTTGGCTTAACAAATGGTTCAAAAGAAATATGTGAAAATGCCATTGCCATAGATGATGGTTTAGAACACCTTGGATTCGACAAAAAAACCACCCCCTACCATGCCCATTTGACCCTAGGCAGAATCAAAAAACAGGCTAAAGATAATTGGCTCGAACTCGCAGAAAAAGTTAGCGGGATAAGTCTTCCCGAATGTACCATAGCTGAAATGGTTCTGTATCAAAGCGAGCTTACACCGGAAGGGCCAATTTACACAAAGCTTAAGACATATACTCAGAATGGGTGA
- a CDS encoding CinA family protein produces the protein MINIVPQIANILVDKKWTMATAESCTGGLVSATLTDFSGSSAWFSGAIVAYSNEVKISLLKVPEITIKEHGAVSEQTVRAMAEGVCKTIGTDIGLSLSGVAGPTGGSPEKPVGTVWMGWHINGATYSKKFLFSGDRMSVKQQSLQKILEQLLEILRQS, from the coding sequence ATGATAAATATAGTACCACAAATCGCAAATATTCTTGTTGATAAAAAATGGACAATGGCCACAGCCGAATCATGCACTGGCGGGCTGGTTTCAGCCACTCTTACCGATTTTTCAGGAAGCTCGGCATGGTTTTCAGGTGCAATCGTCGCATATTCAAATGAAGTTAAAATATCCCTTTTAAAAGTTCCTGAAATAACTATAAAAGAGCATGGAGCTGTTAGCGAACAAACTGTCAGAGCTATGGCTGAAGGAGTCTGTAAGACTATCGGTACAGACATAGGTTTATCTCTTTCAGGTGTTGCCGGACCTACTGGTGGAAGCCCTGAAAAACCTGTCGGAACTGTATGGATGGGCTGGCATATTAACGGAGCTACTTATTCAAAGAAATTTCTTTTTTCCGGTGACCGCATGAGCGTAAAACAGCAAAGCCTTCAAAAAATTCTGGAACAACTTTTAGAAATACTCAGGCAAAGCTAA
- the serS gene encoding serine--tRNA ligase, with amino-acid sequence MLDLKFVRSNLDVVRESLKNRNSKLNVDEFSELDDRRRELIQEVEVLKAERNSTSADVAKLKREGGNADEIIARMGELSGRIKALDEDLKDIEASENHWLASVPNIPDESVPVGANEDDNPVIRVWGEKPVFDFEPREHWDLAVELGGVDFERAAKLTGARFAVLRKWGARLERALTSFMVDIQTMEHGYTEIIPPYIVNRDSLYGTGQLPKFAEDLFKLENSDYFLIPTAEVPLTNLHRDEILDEEDLSVTYCAPTPCFRSEAGSYGKDTKGLIRQHQFHKVEMVRFAHPDKSFEDLELMTSHAEEILKRLNLHYRVITICTGDIGFGAKKTYDLEVWLPGQDKFREISSCSNCGDFQARRANIKFKSKGSKKAQFVHTLNGSGLAVGRTFVAVVENYQQKDGTILIPDALQPYMGGLKVIKPE; translated from the coding sequence ATGCTCGATTTAAAATTTGTTCGTAGTAATTTGGATGTAGTTCGCGAAAGTTTGAAAAATAGGAATTCCAAGCTGAACGTTGACGAGTTCAGTGAACTTGATGATCGCCGCAGAGAGCTTATTCAGGAAGTTGAAGTCCTGAAAGCTGAGCGTAATTCAACTTCCGCGGATGTAGCCAAGCTTAAACGCGAAGGCGGTAATGCTGACGAAATTATTGCCCGCATGGGTGAACTTTCTGGTAGAATCAAAGCTCTTGATGAAGATTTAAAAGATATAGAAGCCTCTGAAAATCACTGGCTTGCATCTGTTCCGAATATTCCTGATGAATCTGTTCCTGTAGGCGCGAATGAAGATGATAACCCTGTCATCAGAGTTTGGGGTGAAAAGCCTGTATTTGATTTTGAGCCGCGTGAGCATTGGGATCTTGCTGTTGAGCTTGGCGGAGTTGACTTTGAACGTGCTGCAAAACTTACAGGTGCTCGTTTTGCCGTGCTTCGTAAATGGGGTGCAAGGCTTGAAAGAGCTTTAACTTCTTTTATGGTTGATATTCAGACCATGGAACACGGCTACACTGAGATTATTCCTCCTTATATTGTGAACCGTGACTCTCTCTACGGTACAGGACAGCTTCCCAAATTTGCAGAGGATCTGTTTAAGCTTGAGAATTCAGATTATTTTTTGATTCCTACAGCAGAAGTTCCACTGACCAATTTGCACAGGGATGAAATTTTGGACGAAGAAGATCTTTCCGTCACTTACTGTGCGCCTACTCCTTGCTTTAGATCAGAAGCCGGTTCTTACGGTAAAGATACAAAAGGGCTTATTCGTCAGCATCAGTTCCATAAGGTCGAGATGGTTCGTTTTGCGCATCCTGATAAATCCTTTGAAGATCTTGAATTGATGACTTCTCACGCAGAAGAAATTCTTAAGCGTCTTAATCTTCATTACAGAGTTATCACTATATGTACCGGAGATATTGGATTCGGTGCAAAGAAAACTTACGATCTTGAAGTCTGGCTTCCCGGTCAAGATAAATTTCGCGAGATTTCTTCCTGCTCAAACTGCGGTGATTTTCAGGCTCGCCGAGCAAACATTAAATTTAAGTCAAAAGGTTCCAAAAAAGCACAGTTTGTACATACCCTCAACGGGTCAGGACTTGCTGTCGGACGTACTTTTGTTGCAGTAGTTGAAAACTACCAGCAGAAAGACGGAACTATTTTGATACCTGATGCCTTGCAGCCTTATATGGGCGGTCTTAAAGTAATTAAGCCTGAATAA
- a CDS encoding sigma-54 dependent transcriptional regulator produces MPDNTLLFIAEPQSVTSVFSPLKEAGFQAGLADNLAGAINFIKKSRPCLIFTRPIMQGYSAQALLAEAVNIENFPPVVIFSRNGSTDEAQKFLELGARDYWLEPLSWEKIKLMLPEKKHPIQLPDEETVPADKSSNGTQGRYQVIGNHQAMQRVLGLAKQVAKSKATVLISGESGTGKEMFARFLHHHSDRSDRAFVAINCAALPEHLLESELFGHEKGSFTGAISRKLGKFELASGGTILLDEISEMELGLQAKLLRVLQEGEIDRVGGVETVKVDVRVLATTNRNIESAVKEGSFRQDLFYRLNVIPLKLPALAQRGDDIMLLANFFVEKYCNEYGLNLLTFSDEARKWLLNYEWPGNVRELQNLMERAVLLAGAGPIGSKHFLNDPDAWMPEESFQPISESSEQGGATSESNSAANTQLGTDNTGHSGVLTISEMEKQLIIRSLDQTSGNRTKAADLLGISVRTLRNKLNDYKKSGLDL; encoded by the coding sequence ATGCCTGATAATACATTACTATTCATAGCCGAACCACAGTCAGTGACTTCAGTCTTCTCCCCGCTCAAAGAAGCAGGATTTCAGGCCGGACTTGCCGACAACCTCGCTGGCGCAATAAACTTTATTAAAAAATCACGCCCGTGCCTGATTTTTACAAGACCAATCATGCAAGGTTATTCTGCTCAGGCTCTTTTGGCGGAAGCGGTTAATATTGAAAATTTTCCTCCTGTAGTTATCTTTTCACGCAATGGTTCAACCGATGAAGCCCAAAAATTTTTAGAACTTGGTGCTCGTGATTATTGGCTCGAACCGCTTTCATGGGAAAAAATCAAACTGATGCTCCCTGAAAAAAAACATCCGATCCAGCTGCCTGACGAAGAGACAGTTCCCGCAGATAAAAGTTCCAACGGAACTCAGGGCCGCTATCAGGTAATCGGTAACCATCAGGCTATGCAGCGGGTCCTTGGACTTGCCAAGCAGGTAGCTAAATCAAAGGCTACGGTCCTTATTTCAGGTGAATCAGGTACTGGTAAAGAAATGTTTGCCAGATTTTTACATCATCACTCAGACCGAAGCGACCGTGCATTTGTCGCAATTAACTGCGCTGCTCTTCCAGAGCATCTTTTAGAATCAGAACTTTTCGGGCACGAAAAGGGTTCCTTCACCGGAGCTATAAGCCGCAAACTCGGTAAATTCGAACTTGCTTCAGGCGGAACAATACTTCTGGACGAAATCAGCGAAATGGAACTTGGACTTCAAGCAAAACTGCTACGAGTTTTACAAGAAGGTGAAATAGATCGGGTAGGCGGAGTTGAGACTGTAAAAGTAGATGTAAGGGTACTCGCCACAACCAACCGCAATATCGAAAGTGCGGTCAAGGAAGGCTCTTTCCGGCAAGACCTTTTTTATCGACTCAATGTTATCCCGTTAAAACTCCCAGCACTTGCTCAGCGTGGCGATGACATTATGCTACTTGCTAACTTTTTTGTTGAAAAATACTGCAATGAGTACGGACTTAACCTGCTTACTTTTTCAGATGAAGCTAGAAAATGGCTCCTCAACTACGAATGGCCCGGAAACGTCCGTGAACTGCAAAACCTTATGGAAAGAGCTGTACTGCTTGCCGGAGCTGGGCCGATCGGTTCAAAACATTTCCTTAATGACCCTGACGCATGGATGCCGGAAGAATCATTCCAGCCGATATCTGAATCTTCAGAACAAGGTGGAGCTACCAGTGAATCAAACAGTGCAGCAAACACACAACTCGGAACAGATAACACTGGGCACTCGGGAGTTTTGACAATTTCAGAAATGGAAAAACAGCTCATAATTCGAAGTCTGGATCAGACCAGTGGCAACCGAACCAAGGCGGCAGACCTACTCGGAATTTCAGTCCGCACACTACGTAATAAGCTTAACGATTATAAGAAATCAGGACTTGATTTATAG
- a CDS encoding amino acid ABC transporter ATP-binding protein: protein MIKFNNVNKYYGEYHALRDLNIHIKQGEVVVVCGPSGSGKSTMIRCINRLEPIQEGQIIVEGTDVNGPRVNLPLLRAEIGFVFQSFNLYPHMTVLENIMLAPTMVRNMKRKDAEDLAMELLSKVNIPDKASDYPSQLSGGQQQRVAIARGLAMRPNIMLFDEPTSALDPEMINEVLDVMKALAREGMTMVCVTHEMGFAREVADRVLFMDEGTLIEQNTPDEFFNNPQHERSKLFLSKILSH, encoded by the coding sequence GTGATAAAATTTAATAACGTTAATAAGTATTATGGCGAATATCACGCTCTGCGAGATTTGAATATTCATATCAAACAGGGTGAAGTTGTTGTTGTATGCGGTCCTTCCGGCTCTGGAAAGAGTACTATGATCCGCTGCATCAACCGCCTCGAACCAATACAGGAAGGTCAGATTATCGTTGAAGGTACAGATGTTAACGGGCCTAGGGTAAATCTTCCGCTGCTTCGTGCAGAGATAGGGTTTGTCTTCCAGTCTTTTAATTTATATCCGCATATGACAGTTTTGGAAAATATCATGCTGGCTCCTACGATGGTTCGCAATATGAAGCGTAAGGATGCAGAAGATCTTGCTATGGAATTGCTTTCTAAGGTTAACATTCCAGATAAAGCCAGTGATTACCCTTCACAGCTGTCCGGTGGACAGCAGCAGCGTGTGGCGATTGCCCGCGGTCTTGCCATGCGCCCGAATATCATGTTGTTTGATGAACCGACCTCTGCCCTTGACCCTGAAATGATTAATGAAGTTCTGGATGTAATGAAAGCCCTTGCTCGTGAGGGGATGACCATGGTTTGTGTTACTCATGAAATGGGTTTTGCCCGTGAAGTTGCTGATAGAGTCCTATTTATGGATGAAGGAACTCTTATAGAACAGAATACTCCGGATGAATTCTTTAATAATCCGCAGCATGAACGTTCTAAACTGTTCCTAAGCAAAATCCTCTCCCATTAG
- a CDS encoding ABC transporter substrate-binding protein, protein MKRLLTLALAASLVLAFAASAFAGATYDQVMKDKVVRAGIMTDSIPGAFYNAKKEWVGFDVDIAKAIAEKLGLKLEMVPVNNKTRIGFLQQGRIDMSLSNMTHKRSRDNSIDFSITYFFDGQKMLAPKGKYKSLKDFVGKRIATMQGTTSQLNVVNALKALGDPAPKVISFQKESECFQALQMGRVDAWSTDSTILLGYAAQVPGKFELVGKFFSNEPYGVGLPENDSKWRDTINFTLQDMWKDGTYKKIYDKWYGPNTKYYFPLTEKIELWP, encoded by the coding sequence ATGAAAAGATTATTGACTTTGGCTCTTGCAGCCTCTCTGGTTTTGGCTTTCGCAGCTTCTGCTTTCGCAGGAGCAACTTATGATCAGGTTATGAAGGATAAAGTTGTGCGTGCCGGTATCATGACTGACTCCATTCCCGGAGCTTTCTACAATGCAAAGAAAGAATGGGTTGGTTTTGATGTTGATATCGCAAAGGCTATTGCTGAAAAACTCGGTCTTAAGCTTGAAATGGTTCCTGTTAACAACAAGACTCGTATCGGATTCCTACAGCAGGGCCGTATCGACATGTCTCTTTCTAACATGACTCACAAACGCTCACGTGATAATTCAATCGACTTTTCCATTACCTACTTTTTTGACGGACAGAAAATGCTTGCTCCTAAAGGAAAGTACAAAAGCCTTAAAGATTTCGTAGGCAAAAGAATTGCTACCATGCAGGGTACGACTTCTCAGCTCAACGTAGTTAACGCTCTTAAAGCTCTCGGCGATCCAGCTCCAAAAGTTATTTCTTTTCAGAAAGAATCAGAGTGTTTTCAGGCTTTGCAGATGGGGCGTGTTGACGCATGGTCAACAGATTCAACTATCCTGCTCGGCTACGCTGCACAGGTTCCCGGTAAATTTGAACTCGTAGGTAAATTCTTCTCCAACGAACCTTACGGTGTCGGTCTTCCTGAAAATGATTCCAAATGGCGTGATACTATCAACTTCACCCTGCAGGATATGTGGAAAGACGGAACTTACAAGAAGATTTATGATAAATGGTATGGCCCTAACACCAAGTATTACTTCCCTCTGACAGAAAAAATTGAATTGTGGCCTTAG